The DNA segment ATGGCGATTTTTTGACGCAGGAGACAAACCCGCCAATATTCGCCTCGAAGCAGGTGTTGATCTCAACACCCTCGGGGACAACTTCGAGAAAACCCGCAAAGGATTTATCGACTTTCTGCTACTGGATGATAGGGGATTTCCGCTCATCGTTCTGGAAGCCAAGGCAGAGGAAAAGCAACCGCTGGCAGGAAAGGAACAGGCGCGGAAGTATGCCCGCTCACAGAACTGCCGATTCGTTATCCTCTCCAACGGAAACCTGCACTACTTCTGGGATCTCGAGCGGGGCAACCCCTACATCATTACCGCATTCCCAACGCCAGATTCGGTAGGTAGCTACCAAAAGACTACGCCCAACCCACAGCGTCTGGTGGATGAGCGCGTCAGCGATGACTACATAGTTCTCACCCAACGCCCCAATTATGCGTCGGAAGCCGCATGGAAAAACGAAGCCGAACGTCCCAGCTTCATCCATGCCAACAAACTGCGCTTCCTCCGCTCATATCAATTGCAAGCCGTCCACGCCCTGCAACGCGCGGTGAAAGACGGCCAGGATCGCTTCCTATTTGAAATGGCGACTGGCACGGGCAAGACCCTCACCGCTGCCGCCATCATCAAGCTATTCCTTCGTTCTGGCAATGCCAGCCGCGTACTCTTCCTGGTGGATCGCCTCGAATTGGAGGACCAGGCCAAAAAGGTCTTCACAGAGTTGCTCTCAGCCGACTTTGAGACAGTCATTTACAAAGAGAACCGCGACGACTGGCGGCGAGCCGAGATTGTAGTCAGCACGGTTCAATCCTTCTTATTCGACAACAAATACCAGAAAATCTTCTCGCCCACGGATTTCGATTTCGTGATCTCCGATGAAGCACATCGCTCCATCTCGGGCAATGCCCGCGCCGTATTCGACTATTTCGTCGGATACAAACTCGGACTGACCGCAACGCCCCGCGACTACCTGCGGGGTGTCAAAACATCTGATCCAAAAATACGCGACCCGCGCGAGATTGAGCGGCGCCTGCTACTCGACACCTACCGCACCTTTGGATGCGAGAGCGGACAACCCACCTTTCGCTATTCCCTACTCGATGGCGTAAAAGATAACGTCTTGATCAACCCAACCGTTGTTGACGCCCGCACCGATGTAACAACCCAACTCCTCTCTGAGCAGGGCTTCGTCGTCTCGTTCACCGATACCGAGGGCGAAGACCACGAGGAAACCTACAAACAGCGCGAGTTCGAGAAGCGATTTTTTTCCGACGCCACCAACGTACTTTTCTGCAAAACCTTTCTCGAAAACGCCCTGCGCGATCCCGTCAGCGGTGAAATAGGCAAGTCCATCATCTTCGCCGTCAGCCAGAATCACGCCGCTCACTT comes from the Gemmatimonadota bacterium genome and includes:
- a CDS encoding DEAD/DEAH box helicase family protein; protein product: MNEATARLKINRLLESAGWRFFDAGDKPANIRLEAGVDLNTLGDNFEKTRKGFIDFLLLDDRGFPLIVLEAKAEEKQPLAGKEQARKYARSQNCRFVILSNGNLHYFWDLERGNPYIITAFPTPDSVGSYQKTTPNPQRLVDERVSDDYIVLTQRPNYASEAAWKNEAERPSFIHANKLRFLRSYQLQAVHALQRAVKDGQDRFLFEMATGTGKTLTAAAIIKLFLRSGNASRVLFLVDRLELEDQAKKVFTELLSADFETVIYKENRDDWRRAEIVVSTVQSFLFDNKYQKIFSPTDFDFVISDEAHRSISGNARAVFDYFVGYKLGLTATPRDYLRGVKTSDPKIRDPREIERRLLLDTYRTFGCESGQPTFRYSLLDGVKDNVLINPTVVDARTDVTTQLLSEQGFVVSFTDTEGEDHEETYKQREFEKRFFSDATNVLFCKTFLENALRDPVSGEIGKSIIFAVSQNHAAHLTNILNEMAHRKFPGKYQSDFAVQVTSMIPDAQQFTINFANNNLLGTANFLPQYRTSKARVCVTVGMMTTGYDCPDILNLGLFRPIFSPTDFIQIKGRGTRKHDFRDLLLDDSHKERIAHPEKTAFKLFDFFGNCEYFETEFNYDQILELPAYRHSNKGDPEPTLPIGMYEYLGEDMLSKIDVEHIGYDGMKIDRMFFDKFADTVRENKAIVKAVEAGQWDHVIDYVNREVFDKPEEYYTLNKLRQAAAVDRRLTLREILEKVFDLIPHFKSKDELLEEEFNKFVADNKPEDAYSIPALKTYFKAYLTSDQIRHIIENRAYTELATNPVFSIRDFRAVPEKYRALIPEYVKDYVPLNQFVA